A single genomic interval of Hominilimicola fabiformis harbors:
- the mscL gene encoding large conductance mechanosensitive channel protein MscL encodes MKFVDEFKDFISRGNVVDMAVGVVVGGAFKSIVDSLVADIIDPGIAYVVSLITGALKTAATSTVGDTSAVESVMDMSKWIIPGTSINIGNFLSAIINFLILAFIIFCVVKGLNKLNDKFKKKVEEEVTPAGPTQEELLAEIRDLLKDKE; translated from the coding sequence ATGAAATTTGTTGATGAATTTAAAGATTTTATATCTCGCGGAAACGTAGTTGATATGGCAGTCGGCGTTGTTGTCGGCGGTGCATTTAAAAGCATTGTCGATTCACTTGTTGCCGACATTATCGACCCGGGTATTGCATACGTTGTATCTCTTATAACAGGTGCACTCAAAACAGCCGCTACAAGTACAGTCGGTGACACAAGTGCCGTTGAATCGGTTATGGATATGTCTAAATGGATAATTCCGGGTACATCAATAAATATCGGTAATTTCCTTTCGGCGATTATTAATTTCCTTATCCTTGCATTTATAATTTTCTGCGTAGTTAAGGGGCTTAATAAACTAAATGATAAATTCAAAAAGAAAGTTGAGGAAGAAGTCACTCCTGCAGGTCCTACCCAAGAAGAACTTCTTGCCGAAATACGCGATTTGTTAAAAGACAAAGAATAA
- a CDS encoding ABC transporter ATP-binding protein: MQTEEKQMKMSYLIKRFVPYFKKYKWILILDLICASLTTVCELVFPMLVRYITNMGINNIAGLTVGIILKIGLFYLILRIIDSAANFYMADTGHIMGAKIETDMRRDLFAHLETLSHSYFAEHKVGQIMARITSDLFDITEFAHHCPEEFFIAALKIIVSFIILCGVNVPLTVIVFASLPLIFCFVKFFNTRMRKAFKKQRNQIGEINSQVEDTLLGIRVVKSFATEELEAEKFEDGNKKFLDTKKLGYFYMAGFQTSNRAFEGVMYLIVVVAGALFMINGKISPADLTAYLLYVSTLLATLRTIIQFTEQFQRGMTGIERFLEIMDAPAEITEKENADELKNVQGNITFENVGFHYSDDDTNVLSNINLNIKKGDSVALVGPSGGGKTTLCNLIPRFYDVTEGRILIDGKDIKNVTLNSLRNSIGVVQQDVYLFSGTVFENIAYGLSGATREDVINAAKLAGAHEFISNLENGYDTYVGERGVKLSGGQKQRISIARVFLKNPPILILDEATSALDNESEKIVQDSLEKLAKGRTVFTIAHRLTTIRNANMILVLTENGIEEQGTHQELIDKKGLYYNLYSMYTSL, from the coding sequence ATGCAGACAGAAGAAAAACAAATGAAGATGAGTTATCTTATAAAGCGCTTTGTACCGTATTTCAAAAAATACAAATGGATACTGATACTCGATCTAATCTGTGCGTCACTGACAACGGTTTGTGAGCTTGTATTCCCAATGCTCGTGCGTTACATAACAAATATGGGTATCAATAACATAGCAGGATTAACCGTCGGAATAATCTTAAAAATAGGACTTTTCTATCTGATTTTAAGAATAATCGACTCTGCGGCAAATTTCTATATGGCTGACACTGGACATATTATGGGAGCAAAAATCGAAACAGATATGCGCCGTGACTTATTCGCGCACCTTGAAACGCTTTCACATTCATACTTTGCCGAACACAAAGTCGGACAAATTATGGCACGAATAACAAGCGACTTGTTTGATATAACAGAATTTGCGCACCACTGCCCCGAAGAATTTTTCATCGCCGCACTGAAAATAATCGTTTCATTTATAATTCTTTGCGGAGTAAACGTACCGCTTACGGTTATTGTGTTCGCATCACTTCCGCTTATATTCTGTTTTGTAAAATTCTTTAATACGCGTATGCGTAAAGCGTTCAAGAAACAGCGTAACCAAATCGGCGAAATTAATTCACAGGTTGAGGATACATTGCTCGGTATAAGAGTGGTAAAGTCATTTGCGACAGAAGAACTTGAAGCTGAAAAATTTGAGGACGGCAACAAAAAATTTCTTGACACAAAAAAACTCGGATATTTCTATATGGCAGGTTTTCAAACATCAAACAGAGCCTTTGAGGGTGTAATGTATTTGATAGTCGTTGTTGCGGGTGCGTTGTTTATGATTAACGGCAAAATCTCCCCTGCCGACCTTACCGCATATCTTTTGTATGTAAGCACGCTCCTTGCCACTTTGCGTACAATCATTCAATTTACCGAACAATTCCAACGCGGTATGACAGGTATTGAGCGTTTCCTTGAAATTATGGACGCACCTGCCGAAATAACAGAAAAAGAAAATGCCGACGAATTGAAAAATGTTCAAGGAAATATAACGTTTGAAAACGTCGGATTTCATTACAGTGACGATGACACAAACGTGCTGTCAAATATAAATCTTAACATCAAGAAAGGCGACAGCGTTGCACTTGTCGGTCCGTCAGGCGGCGGAAAAACAACGCTTTGTAACCTTATCCCACGTTTTTATGACGTCACAGAAGGACGTATTTTAATTGACGGCAAAGATATAAAAAACGTCACATTAAATTCGCTCCGAAATTCAATCGGTGTCGTTCAACAGGACGTTTACTTGTTCTCGGGAACGGTCTTTGAAAACATCGCTTACGGATTAAGCGGTGCAACACGCGAAGATGTTATAAACGCCGCCAAGCTTGCAGGCGCACATGAATTTATTTCAAACCTCGAAAACGGATATGACACATATGTCGGCGAACGTGGAGTTAAACTTTCGGGCGGTCAAAAGCAAAGAATAAGTATCGCAAGAGTATTCTTAAAAAATCCGCCTATACTTATTCTTGACGAAGCGACCTCCGCACTTGATAATGAAAGCGAAAAAATCGTGCAAGACTCACTCGAAAAACTTGCAAAAGGCAGAACAGTATTCACAATCGCCCATAGACTTACAACAATCCGTAACGCAAATATGATTCTTGTCCTCACCGAAAACGGTATCGAAGAACAAGGCACACACCAAGAATTGATTGATAAAAAAGGATTGTACTACAACCTATACAGTATGTACACCTCACTATAA
- the cls gene encoding cardiolipin synthase — translation MKKIYRLLYSNKFVAMVMLLMQIITFVAMYIWISDYSKVLFGLSTVLSAVLIIFEINRTEESTFKMTWITLIAIIPIFGALFYLFTRAQGVSMNIGDDYKNIQEANKKYLVQDNDVMKNIYQTDKNQDGFARYLSKYGGSPAYTNTGVQYYSIGERMFEDMKKELLKAEKFIFLEFFIINHTSRMWNEILEILKKKVKQGVEVRVMYDGMGCIVTLPRKYNEYLERQGIKCRIFSPIVPLLSTHQNNRDHRKIMVIDGAVAFCGGINISDEYINEKMRFGHWKDTGFMLRGEAVAGFTAMFLEMWNVNDEHIEDCGEYIQASKKYSVSTDGFVIPFGDTPLDEVYVGKRAYINNLNNASEYTYIMTPYLVIDDEMYECMKYAAQRGVDVKIIMPHIPDKKYAFYLARTYYKELLKAGIEIYEYTPGFVHAKMSISDGKKAIVGTVNHDYRSLYLHYECAAYMLNVPAVMDIERDFKDTLELSQKITLEDVKHFNIFTKLLGHIIRLVAPLL, via the coding sequence ATGAAAAAGATTTACAGACTTTTATATTCAAACAAATTCGTTGCAATGGTAATGCTTTTAATGCAAATCATTACGTTTGTTGCAATGTATATATGGATTTCCGACTATTCAAAGGTTTTGTTCGGTCTTTCGACTGTTTTGAGTGCCGTACTTATAATATTTGAAATTAATCGTACAGAGGAATCTACTTTTAAAATGACGTGGATAACGCTTATTGCGATTATACCTATATTCGGTGCTTTGTTTTATCTGTTTACAAGGGCACAGGGAGTGTCAATGAATATAGGTGACGATTACAAGAATATTCAAGAGGCAAACAAAAAGTATCTTGTTCAAGACAATGATGTTATGAAAAATATTTATCAGACCGATAAAAATCAGGACGGATTTGCAAGGTATTTATCGAAATACGGCGGTTCTCCTGCTTACACAAATACGGGTGTACAGTATTACAGCATAGGCGAGAGAATGTTTGAGGATATGAAAAAGGAGCTTTTGAAAGCGGAAAAATTCATATTTTTGGAGTTCTTTATTATAAATCACACGAGCCGTATGTGGAATGAAATTCTTGAAATTTTAAAGAAAAAAGTTAAACAGGGCGTTGAAGTTCGCGTTATGTATGACGGTATGGGCTGTATCGTGACGCTTCCGCGAAAATACAATGAATATCTTGAAAGACAGGGGATTAAATGTCGTATATTTTCGCCGATTGTACCGCTTTTGTCAACTCACCAAAACAATCGTGACCACAGAAAAATAATGGTTATAGACGGTGCGGTGGCGTTTTGCGGTGGGATAAATATTTCAGATGAATATATTAATGAAAAGATGCGTTTCGGGCATTGGAAAGATACGGGATTTATGCTCAGAGGCGAGGCGGTCGCGGGATTTACGGCGATGTTTCTTGAAATGTGGAACGTAAATGATGAACACATTGAGGATTGCGGTGAATATATCCAAGCGTCAAAAAAATATTCCGTAAGTACGGACGGATTTGTAATACCGTTCGGCGATACTCCGCTTGATGAAGTTTATGTCGGAAAGCGTGCGTATATAAATAATCTGAACAATGCGTCGGAATATACTTATATAATGACGCCGTATCTTGTTATTGATGACGAGATGTATGAGTGTATGAAGTATGCGGCTCAAAGGGGCGTTGACGTTAAGATTATAATGCCACATATTCCTGACAAGAAATATGCGTTCTATCTTGCGAGAACATATTATAAGGAACTTTTGAAAGCAGGTATAGAAATATACGAATATACACCCGGTTTTGTTCACGCGAAAATGTCGATAAGTGACGGTAAAAAAGCCATTGTCGGTACGGTAAACCACGATTACAGAAGTTTGTATCTTCACTATGAATGTGCGGCTTATATGCTTAATGTACCGGCGGTTATGGATATTGAACGTGATTTCAAAGACACGCTTGAATTGTCGCAGAAGATTACATTAGAGGACGTTAAACATTTTAATATTTTCACAAAGCTTTTAGGACATATTATAAGGTTAGTAGCACCACTACTATAA
- a CDS encoding DUF5662 family protein, translating into MWHFIKHFMTITRHRHKVMYHCLRCGILWQGMRHDLSKYSPTEFLPGARFYLGDRSPTEGERREYGYSKAWMHHKGRNKHHFEYWTDYNPKTRRMEAVEMPLKYVKEMFCDRVAAGKIYLDDKYTNDNPIEYFLKGNAKTSMHPNTAKLLEGWLMMLQQEGEEKTFAYIKNLK; encoded by the coding sequence ATGTGGCATTTTATAAAACATTTTATGACAATCACAAGGCACCGTCACAAGGTAATGTATCATTGCCTAAGGTGCGGAATTTTGTGGCAGGGTATGCGTCACGATTTGTCGAAATATTCACCGACTGAATTTTTACCGGGAGCAAGATTTTATCTCGGTGACAGAAGTCCGACAGAGGGCGAAAGACGTGAATACGGTTATTCAAAGGCTTGGATGCACCACAAAGGAAGAAACAAACATCACTTTGAATATTGGACAGACTACAATCCCAAAACAAGACGTATGGAGGCGGTCGAAATGCCGTTAAAATATGTTAAAGAAATGTTTTGCGACCGTGTTGCGGCAGGAAAAATTTATTTGGACGACAAATATACAAACGATAATCCGATAGAATATTTCTTAAAGGGAAATGCTAAAACAAGTATGCACCCAAACACTGCAAAGCTGCTTGAAGGGTGGCTTATGATGTTGCAGCAAGAAGGGGAAGAAAAAACGTTTGCGTATATAAAAAATTTAAAATAG
- the hisIE gene encoding bifunctional phosphoribosyl-AMP cyclohydrolase/phosphoribosyl-ATP diphosphatase HisIE produces MDELINTLKFDASGLIPAVVQNIETNEVLMVAYMNADTIKQTLETGRATFWSRSRQEVWVKGDTSGNYMYVKEVRVDCDCDCLVVLVNPAGPACHTGNRSCFFRKIEDGKLVEDAKEQTKTDVFAREQAVVMDRKEHPEEGSYTNYLFDKGEDKILKKVGEEAAEVVIAGKNRDKDEISYETADLIYHLTVMLVDNGMTWEDIYKEMERRSN; encoded by the coding sequence ATGGACGAATTAATAAATACTCTTAAATTTGACGCAAGCGGACTTATTCCGGCGGTTGTGCAGAATATTGAAACTAACGAGGTGCTTATGGTTGCATATATGAATGCGGACACGATTAAGCAAACTCTTGAAACAGGCAGAGCAACTTTTTGGTCAAGAAGCAGACAGGAAGTTTGGGTAAAGGGCGATACTTCGGGTAATTATATGTACGTTAAAGAAGTTCGCGTTGACTGCGACTGCGATTGTCTTGTTGTGCTTGTTAATCCTGCCGGTCCTGCGTGTCATACGGGAAACAGAAGTTGTTTCTTCAGAAAGATTGAGGACGGCAAGCTTGTTGAGGACGCAAAGGAACAGACTAAGACAGATGTATTTGCGCGTGAACAGGCTGTAGTTATGGACAGAAAAGAACACCCTGAAGAGGGCAGTTATACAAATTACTTGTTCGATAAGGGCGAAGATAAGATTTTGAAAAAAGTCGGTGAGGAGGCTGCCGAAGTTGTTATTGCAGGTAAAAACCGCGATAAGGACGAAATCAGCTACGAAACCGCTGACCTTATTTATCACCTTACTGTTATGCTGGTTGACAACGGTATGACTTGGGAAGATATTTATAAGGAAATGGAAAGAAGAAGTAACTAA
- the pgsA gene encoding CDP-diacylglycerol--glycerol-3-phosphate 3-phosphatidyltransferase codes for MNTANKITMIRVVLVPIFMVLFMIDNVMCHYAALGVFVLASITDAIDGHVARKYNQVTTFGKFVDPLADKVLTTAAFLILMYYDRMSVWALMIVLVREFAVAGIRLVAAGEGKVVAASMWGKLKTVTQMVAIIVAMLLLPIQNTFLGVHPKLISDILIWISVVFTIISGVDYIAKNWNLMEMK; via the coding sequence ATGAATACAGCTAATAAAATTACAATGATTCGTGTAGTTCTTGTACCGATATTTATGGTGTTGTTTATGATAGATAACGTAATGTGTCATTATGCGGCACTTGGTGTTTTTGTACTTGCGTCGATAACTGATGCAATAGACGGTCACGTTGCAAGAAAATATAATCAAGTAACGACTTTCGGCAAATTCGTCGATCCGCTTGCGGACAAGGTACTTACAACGGCGGCATTTTTGATATTGATGTACTATGACCGTATGAGTGTGTGGGCATTGATGATTGTGCTTGTAAGAGAATTTGCGGTCGCGGGTATAAGACTTGTTGCGGCGGGGGAAGGCAAGGTTGTTGCCGCAAGTATGTGGGGCAAACTTAAAACCGTTACGCAAATGGTTGCAATTATCGTTGCAATGCTTTTGCTTCCGATTCAGAATACATTCTTAGGTGTACACCCTAAATTGATTTCAGATATACTTATTTGGATTTCGGTTGTATTCACAATAATTTCGGGTGTGGACTATATAGCAAAGAATTGGAATTTAATGGAAATGAAATGA